A window of Alkalinema sp. FACHB-956 genomic DNA:
CTTGGTTGGCAATCATCGCAGCAGAAATCGTCATGTCCGGGATTGTAGGGATTGGTTTCTTCATCTGGAACGCTTACCAAAATGGCCAAGTGAGCGAAATTATTTTGGCGCTAGTCTACATCGGCTTGGTGGGCTGGGGGTTGGATAAGTTAATGGAATGGTTACAATCTCGTATCCTCCCCGGCCAGCGCTAATCTCGGCTTGCTCTTGCACTGCAAGAGCGGTGGGAGAGACAAAACAGGATTTTCATTCTGTTCTCCTCTGTTTTCGTTTCTCTCACCTTTTCTAATCTTGGATTGGTAGAAAGCATTCCCATCATTTCAGAATTGCGGGAGCCAGTATCATGACTTTTGTTACGGTTGAGAACTTAGAGAAAACCTTCGACCTCAGTGGAGGTGGGCAATACGTTGCACTGAAGGGCATTGAGTTAAACATCGAGAAAGGGGAATTTATTTCCCTGATTGGTCACTCCGGTTGTGGTAAATCAACGCTGTTGAATATGGTGGCGGGATTGGATTTGCCAACGGAAGGGGTGGTCATGTTGCAGGGCGAACAAATTCTGCGTCCCGGCCCCGATCGCATGGTCGTGTTCCAGAACTATTCCCTCTTGCCTTGGATGACCGTGCGGGAAAACATCCGGTTGGCGGTGAAAAATGTGCTATCCCATCTCTCCAAGGCAGAGCAGGAAGAAGTCATCGAACGCCACATTGACATGGTGGGTCTGCGCCACGCCGCCGACAAGCCCCCTGAGCAATTGTCCGGCGGGATGAAGCAACGGGTTGCGATCGCGCGGGCCTTGGCCATCCGTCCCAAATTGCTGTTGTTAGATGAACCCTTTGGGGCGCTGGATGCCTTGACGCGCGGTAACCTGCAAGAGCAGTTAATGAAGATTTGCGAGGAAAATAAGGTCACCGCAATTATGGTGACCCACGACGTGGATGAGGCGATTTTGCTCAGCGATCGGGTCGTGATGCTGACCAACGGGCCGGAATCCAACATTGGCCAAATCCTGGAGGTGGATATTCCCCGGCCCCGCAAGCGCATGGAAGTGGTGGAGCATCCCAACTACTACAAGTACCGCAGCGAAATCATCTACTTCCTGAACCAACAGAAGTTGATTAAAAAGCTCCGTGCTCGCAAGCAAACGGTGGTGTCTCGCCATGGTCTCGAAAAGGTCAACTTAGAAATCGGCTTTTTGCCCCTGGTGGCCTGTGCCCCGATCGTCATTGCCAAGGAAAAAGGCTTCTTTGCCCACCATGGCTTGGATGAAGTGAACCTAGTGCGGGAATCCAGCTGGCGGGGGATTCAGGATGGCATTGCTGGAGGCTACATGGATGCAGCCTTGATGCCGTCGGGAATGCCCGTCTGGATGACCGTGGGCGGCATGAATGACAAGCCCGTTCCCGTTGCCACTTCCCTGACCCTGACCCGCAACGGCAACGCGATCGCTTTGAATAAGCGCTTTGCCGATCAGGGCATTCGCAGCCTCAATGATCTAAAACGCTTTCTGCGAGCGACTCCGGATACAAAGCATATCTTTGGGGTTGCCCACCCGGCCTCTTCCCACAACCTGCTCCTGCGCTATTGGTTAGCAGCGGGGGGCATTGATCCTGACAAGGATGTGGAGGTGCTGCCCTTACCGCCCGCGCAGATGGTCGCCAACTTGCAAGCGGGAACGATCGACGGCTATTCGATCGGAGAACCCTGGGTGACGCGGGCCGTTGTGGAAGAAACGGGTTACGAAATTGCCACGGACTTGGAAATCTGGAACGGCCACCCCGGTAAGGTGCTCGGCGTGCGGGAGGACTGGGCCTTAGCCTATCCCAATACCCACGTAGCCTTGGTCAAAGCCTTGCTGGAAGCCTGCCAATACTGCGCCGATCCGGCTCACCATGGCGAAGTGCGCGAGATTCTCTCCCAAGCGGAGTACTTATCCATGGATCACGAGTACATTTACCTGAGCGATCAACAACAGGCCACCTGTAGCGTCACCCAAGACACGCGCCAACTGTCCCACCACATTTTCTTTGGGGGCACGGCCAACCGTCCCAGCCGCACGGAAAATCTGTGGTTGCTGACCCAACTGGCCCGCTGGGGGGATGTGGCGTTTCCCCGCAACTGGGTGGAGGTGCTGGAACGGGTGTGTAAGGTCAGTGTGTTTAGTGTGGCCGCGCGGGAATTGGGTCTGTCCGACATGACGACCTACAGCCGAGGCGCGATCGAGCTCTTTGATGGCAAGACGTTTACCGCCGATGACCCGATCAGTTACCTCAATAGCCTAGAGATTAAGCATGACATTTACATGGCGGATGTCCTGTTGGGGGTACCCACGGCACGGGCTGCTTAATCCAGCCATCGCTTAGCATCTGAAATGGCCTAGCGTCTGAAATGGCCTAGCGTCTGAAACTGGCTCGCTCTGACTCACAATTGCCCAGGAATTCAGTCTATGAAAACGTTATCTGCTCCAGAGTCTATGGTTAGTACCTCCAGTAACGCTCGTTCGATCGGTTCAACGGCAACCACCGATGAGTTCCTAGTTCTCAAGGATGTCAAAAAGAGTTTCCCCACCCCCAACGGCGAGTATGTCGTGCTAGATGGCGTCAATTTGACGATTCAGCAGGGTGAATTTATCTGTCTGATTGGGCATTCCGGCTGTGGCAAATCGACGTTGCTCAATATGGTCAGCGGATTTTCCCAACCCACGGCGGGCACGGTGAAACTGAAAGGCCAATCGATCACCCGCCCCGGCCCCGATCGCATGGTGGTGTTCCAGGGCTATGCTCTGCTGCCTTGGCTGACGGTGTATGAAAACGTCTACCTGGCCGTCAATGCCGTCTATCCCGATAAATCCAAGGGTGAAAAGGACGACATCGTCAAAGAACACCTGAAAATGGTGGGTCTGCTGGAGGCGATGGAAAAAACGCCGCCGCAAATTTCCGGGGGGATGCGGCAACGGGTGGCGATCGCGCGGGCGCTGTCGATCCGGCCCGAAGTGCTGGTTTTGGATGAACCCTTTGGGGCGCTGGATGCCATTACCAAGGAGGAACTCCAGGAAGAATTGCTGAAAATCTGGAATAATAGCCGCAACACCGTGTTGATGATTACCCACGACATCGATGAAGCGCTGTTTCTCGCAGATAAGTTAGTCATGATGACCAATGGGCCAGCGGCGCAGATTGGGGAAGTGCTGGAAATTCCCTTCAAGCGTCCCCGCGATCGCAGTCGCATCATGGAAATGCCGGAGTACTACAAGATTCGCAACTACGCCCTCGATTTCTTGTACAACCGCTTTGCCCATGACGATACAGCAGAGTAATGGATTGAATCGAGTCTATTTTTACAATTCAAACGTTGCCTGAAATCAGCTTCAGCAACCATCGAGTAATATTTTCAGTTTTGATTAGTTGCATCAGTCCAGATCTATTGATTCTGGACGATTTTTCATGATCGACAACCTTGATAGAATCCAATCAATGCATTCAGAATCCTTGTTAGGTAAGGGTTTTAGGATTTTTTGCAATTAATGAAGAAGATATGAAGCCATCAGGAATTGCTCGAAACGCATAACACCTATAGAAAGGGGGCGGGTGATGACAACCTTTTCTTATATTAGGTATTGAGGAAAACGCATTTGTTCATCCCCCCACCCTATTTACAGATTTGCTAAACACGGTAAGCTTAGTTTTAAGAAATTTCTTGAACCCGCTAAGCAGTGGCTCATTAGATTTCATAACTACGATCGTTGCTTCAAAAATCAGCCCCTGAATTGAACTGTCTCGATTCGGCTTGATGACTTGAAAAGCAGTCGTAATGTTGAAACCCAGTGAGCTATCTGAATCCCATTTTCTATTAAGGATGGTTTTGAATCGTAACAGTTGATGAGTTCTTACTGACGAGTAAGGATGGATTTCATTCTGATGTTCTCAACTGTGATTGAATCTGATCGCAATTTCGTTCGATCGTTCTTTTCATCTGTCAGGTCTTTTCCATGAAACAGCCATTGCGTTCGTTTTCACGTCGTCATTTCTTGCTTACCGCAGGGGTTTCAGCCGGTGCAGCTTTAATGAAAGGATGCTCCCTGAATCCACCTTCACCCTCTAGTTTATCGCCTAAGGCGCAGGCCCTGGACTTAGGGTCAGCGCAAATGCCGGAAGTTCCTGGCATTAAATTAGGATACATCGCGATCGTGGAAGCTGCTCCCCTGATTATCGCCCAGGAAAAAGGCTTTTTTGCGCGCCATGGCATGTCCCAGGTGCAAATTTCTAAGCAAGCATCCTGGGGGGCAGCACGGGACAATATCGAAATTGGTTCTGCTGGTGGCGGGATTGATGGGGGCCAGTGGCAGATGCCCATGCCTCACCTAATTTCTGAAGGCTTGATTACCAAAGGGAATCGCAAAATTCCCATGGTGGTTCTGGCCCAACTCTGTACCCACGGAAACGGCATCGCGATCGCGAAAAAGCACATTGGCAAAGGCATCGGACTGGATTTGACCCAAGGCGGTGGCCAGTATATTAAAGACCTCGCTGCTGCTGGCAACAAGTTCAAAGCGGCCTACACCTTCCCCAAGGTCAACCAGGATTTCTGGATTCGCTATTGGTTAGCAGCGGGTGGGGTTGATCCCAATAAGGATGTGGATCTATTGGCGGTTCCTGCCTCCCAAACCGTGGCCAACATGCGCACCGAGACGATGGATGGCTTCAGTACTGGAGATCCTTGGCCCTACCGCATCGTGCGCGACAAGATTGGTTACTTGGCCGTTCTGAATGCCCAGGTGTGGCAAGATCACCCCGAGGAATATCTGGCGCTGCGGCGGGATTGGATTGAGAAACACCCCAAAGCAACCAAGGCCCTGCTCAAAGCGGTGATGGAAGCGCAGATGTGGTGTGATGATCCCAAGAACCGGGATGAAATGGTGCAAATTCTGGCTCAGCGCAAGTATTTCAACGTACCGACCCAGTTCCTGCGGGCTCCCTATGATGGCGAGTATCCCTTAGGCGATCAATTCACCAAGATTGTTGATCCTAAGCTCCGGACGATGTACTGGAAGGATAACAAAGCCAGTGTGTCCTATCCTTACCAAAGCCATGAACTGTGGTTCCTGACCGAAAGCGTGCGTTGGGGTTTCCAACCGCCGGAAATTCTGGGTGAAGCCGATCGCATCATCAAGAGCGTCAACGGTGAGAAGTACTGGAAAGAAGCTGCGATGGAATTGGCTATGGTGAATAACCAAATTACAGTCAAGGATATTCCCCAGAGCCCATCCCGAGGAATTGAGAAGTTCTTTGACGGAGTTGAGTTTGACCCCAGCAAGCCTAAGGCTTATCTAGATAGTCTGAAGATTAAGGCAATTAAGGCTTAGTTATTAAGGTTTAGTCTAGTCCGTTGGAATTGGATAGCTTTGGGTTCAGGCTTTAGGTTCAAACTTTAGGTTCAGACTTTGGGTTCAGATTTTAGATTCAGACCTTTAAGTAACCTGGGTTCACTGATTGACCACGCCACGAATGGGTTGGCACTTGACTAACGTACATTAACTCATTAGTCAATTCGTTCGTAGATCCGTTGGCTCATGTAGATATTCAAGAATTCATTCAAGAATTCATTCATTCAGAGGAGAACAGAATGGCAACTGGAACGATCGGCAAGAGCTTTGGCTCCGGCTTTAAGTTTGATAAATGGATTAAGGATGCGGCTCCCCCCGCGATCGCGATTTTAGCCTTCTTACTGATTTGGGAAGGGTTATCTGCATCGGGGATTACCCTACTGCCGGGGCCGAGCAGCCTGTTCACCGATGAGCGGACGAGAATGCTGTTGTTCTATCCCTTCTATGATAATGGCGGCATTGACAAAGGCATGTTCTGGCAGACCCTGGCTAGTCTAGGTCGGGTGGGCATCAGCTACACGATCGCGGCAGTGGTGGGCATTTCCATGGGGATTGCCATTGGTACCACCCCAGTGTTATCCAAAGCCTTAGATCCGCTGTTCCTATTCTTGAGAACCGTTCCGCCGCTGGCTTGGGTACCGATTTCCCTCGCCGCATTGAACAAAAACGAACCCGCTGCATTGTTCGTGATTTTCATTACCGCTGTGTGGCCGATTTTGATTAACACAGCAGTGGGGGTGAAGGAGATTCCCCAGGATTACAACAACGTTGCGAAAGTGATCCAAATTTCCAGACAGAAGTACTTCTTCAAGATTTTGCTCCCTTCCGCACTGCCTTACATCTTCACGGGTTTGCGCGTTGCGATCAGCTTGTCCTGGTTGGCAATTATTGCAGCCGAAATCGTGATGTCTGGGATTGTCGGAATCGGTTTCTTCATCTGGGAAGCGTACCAAAATAACTACATCAGTGAAGTGGTGTTAGCACTGCTGTACATCGGGATGGTGGGTCTGCTGCTCGATAAATTCATGGCTTGGTTGCAAACGCTGATCATGAAGGGTCAGTCCTAAGACCCATTCCAACGTCAGTTGAAAGGTCAGTCCGAAGATGAGTCCTAGCGTGATGCAATCCGGGATTAAACAGCCTGGACTGACTGCACTGGATTTACGCAAAACAGCATAACAACCACAGGGATTACAGGAGGGCATGCATGACAACCCTGGAACTGAACAATACAGAATTGGTGAACATTGAGGGCGCTGGAAAAACCTTTCCGCTCTCCGGTGGTCGGGAATATATCGCCCTGAAGGGGATTGACCTAAAAATTCGCAAGGGGGAATTCATTGCGCTAATCGGGCACTCCGGTTGTGGCAAATCGACGCTGCTCAACATGATTGCCGGGTTGGACTTGGCGACCGATGGTGTAGTGACCCTCGATGGGTTGACGATTACCAAACCCGGCCCCGATCGCATGGTCGTGTTCCAAAACTACTCGCTGCTGCCTTGGCTAACGGTGCGGGACAACGTCGCCCTCGCGGTGGACGAAGTGTTGACGGAAAAGACGCCCGCCGAGCGGAAGGAAATTGTTGAACATTACATCGGCGTCGTAGGGTTGGCTGGATGTATTGACAAACTGCCGCCGGAAATTTCCGGGGGGATGCGGCAACGGGTGGCGATCGCCCGAGCCCTCGCGGTTCAGCCGAAATTGTTGCTGTTGGATGAGCCCTTTGGGGTGTTGGATGCGCTGACGCGGGGTAACTTGCAGGAGCAGTTGGTGCGGATTTGTGAAGAGAATCAAATCTCCGCGCTGATGGTGACCCACGAAGTGGACGAAGCGGTGCTGATGAGCGATCGCATCGTCATGCTCACCAACGGGCCTGCCTCAAAAATTGGCGGCATTTTGGAAGTGGACATTCCCCGTCCCCGTCGCCGTTTGGAAGCCGTCAAACATCCCAGCTACTACCAGCTCCGCAGCGAAATCATCTACTTCTTGAACCAACAGAAGCAGGTCAAGAAAATGCGGGCCAAGAAAGTCCAAGTGGTGCCCCGCCACGGGCTGGAAAAGGTCAACCTGGAACTGGGTTTTGTGCCTCTGACGGCCTGCGCCCCCATGGCGATCGCCCAGGAAAAAGGCTTTTTTGCCAAGCATGGTTTGGATGAAGTCAACCTCGTCCGCGAGTCCACTTGGCGGGGCGTTGCCGATGGGATTACCGGGGGCTACATTGATGCAGCCCAGATGCCGTCGGGAATGCCCGCCTGGATTACCCTCGGTGGCGCGGGAGCCCAGAGTGTGCCCGTGGTCAGTTCCCTCACCATGACCCGCAACGGCAACGCCATTACCCTGGATCGCCGCTTCCAAGACATGGGCGTGAAAACCCTGGCGGATTTCAAGCGGGTGATTGAACAATCACCGGATCAGCCCCACCGCATGGGCGTGGTGCACCCGTCTTCGATGCACAATATGCTGCTGCGCTATTGGTTAGCATCGGCTGGCATTGACCCCGATCGCGACCTGCAACTGAAGGCCATTCCCCCGGCGCAAATGGTGGTGGACTTGAAGGGTGGCACGATCGATGGATTCTGCGTGGGGGATCCTTGGAACCTGCGGGCGGAAATGGAAGGTGTAGGCTTTACGATCGCCACGGACGTGGACATCTGGGCCGGCCATCCCGGTAAAGTGCTAGGCTGCCGTGCCGATTGGGCTGCGGCCTATCCCAATACTCACATTGCCTTAGCCAAGGCGTTGTTGGATGCCTGCCGCTACTGTGCTGATCCGGCCAACGCGGCGGAAATTTGCCAAATTCTGATGCGGCGGGAGTATCTTGGCACCAACTTGGAATACATTCACCTGGGTGGCCCTGGGGATACGGTTCCAGGGGTGAACTCTGTGGCCCACCATGTGTTCTTTGGTGAAGGGGTGAACCGTCCCAGCCGGACAGAACACCTTTGGCAAATGGTGCAGATGGCGCGCTGGGGCGATGTGCCCTTCCCCCGCAACTGGGTGGAAGTGGTGGAAAACATCTGTCAGGTGGGCGTGTTTGGTACCGCTTCCCGTGAGTTGGGGATGACTGAGATTTCCTACAGCCGCAGTTCCATTCAGCTAGTCGATGGATCGCAATTTAACGCTGATGATCCGATCGCCTATCTCAACGGTCTAGCGATTAAGCGGGATGTGACCATGGCAGAAATCCCGATCGGCCCTGCGAGAGCCGTTGCCTAAGCCTGACCGTTGCCGAATTCTGAAAAGTTGGACTGCACCAGTCCCCTTTCTGGCATCAGACTGGTTGTCCAG
This region includes:
- a CDS encoding nitrate ABC transporter ATP-binding protein (This model describes the ATP binding subunits of ATP-binding cassette (ABC) transporters for nitrate transport, or for bicarbonate transport, in bacteria and archaea.), which translates into the protein MMTFVTVENLEKTFDLSGGGQYVALKGIELNIEKGEFISLIGHSGCGKSTLLNMVAGLDLPTEGVVMLQGEQILRPGPDRMVVFQNYSLLPWMTVRENIRLAVKNVLSHLSKAEQEEVIERHIDMVGLRHAADKPPEQLSGGMKQRVAIARALAIRPKLLLLDEPFGALDALTRGNLQEQLMKICEENKVTAIMVTHDVDEAILLSDRVVMLTNGPESNIGQILEVDIPRPRKRMEVVEHPNYYKYRSEIIYFLNQQKLIKKLRARKQTVVSRHGLEKVNLEIGFLPLVACAPIVIAKEKGFFAHHGLDEVNLVRESSWRGIQDGIAGGYMDAALMPSGMPVWMTVGGMNDKPVPVATSLTLTRNGNAIALNKRFADQGIRSLNDLKRFLRATPDTKHIFGVAHPASSHNLLLRYWLAAGGIDPDKDVEVLPLPPAQMVANLQAGTIDGYSIGEPWVTRAVVEETGYEIATDLEIWNGHPGKVLGVREDWALAYPNTHVALVKALLEACQYCADPAHHGEVREILSQAEYLSMDHEYIYLSDQQQATCSVTQDTRQLSHHIFFGGTANRPSRTENLWLLTQLARWGDVAFPRNWVEVLERVCKVSVFSVAARELGLSDMTTYSRGAIELFDGKTFTADDPISYLNSLEIKHDIYMADVLLGVPTARAA
- a CDS encoding nitrate ABC transporter ATP-binding protein (This model describes the ATP binding subunits of ATP-binding cassette (ABC) transporters for nitrate transport, or for bicarbonate transport, in bacteria and archaea.); protein product: MVSTSSNARSIGSTATTDEFLVLKDVKKSFPTPNGEYVVLDGVNLTIQQGEFICLIGHSGCGKSTLLNMVSGFSQPTAGTVKLKGQSITRPGPDRMVVFQGYALLPWLTVYENVYLAVNAVYPDKSKGEKDDIVKEHLKMVGLLEAMEKTPPQISGGMRQRVAIARALSIRPEVLVLDEPFGALDAITKEELQEELLKIWNNSRNTVLMITHDIDEALFLADKLVMMTNGPAAQIGEVLEIPFKRPRDRSRIMEMPEYYKIRNYALDFLYNRFAHDDTAE
- a CDS encoding ABC transporter substrate-binding protein, with product MKQPLRSFSRRHFLLTAGVSAGAALMKGCSLNPPSPSSLSPKAQALDLGSAQMPEVPGIKLGYIAIVEAAPLIIAQEKGFFARHGMSQVQISKQASWGAARDNIEIGSAGGGIDGGQWQMPMPHLISEGLITKGNRKIPMVVLAQLCTHGNGIAIAKKHIGKGIGLDLTQGGGQYIKDLAAAGNKFKAAYTFPKVNQDFWIRYWLAAGGVDPNKDVDLLAVPASQTVANMRTETMDGFSTGDPWPYRIVRDKIGYLAVLNAQVWQDHPEEYLALRRDWIEKHPKATKALLKAVMEAQMWCDDPKNRDEMVQILAQRKYFNVPTQFLRAPYDGEYPLGDQFTKIVDPKLRTMYWKDNKASVSYPYQSHELWFLTESVRWGFQPPEILGEADRIIKSVNGEKYWKEAAMELAMVNNQITVKDIPQSPSRGIEKFFDGVEFDPSKPKAYLDSLKIKAIKA
- the ntrB gene encoding nitrate ABC transporter permease, with translation MATGTIGKSFGSGFKFDKWIKDAAPPAIAILAFLLIWEGLSASGITLLPGPSSLFTDERTRMLLFYPFYDNGGIDKGMFWQTLASLGRVGISYTIAAVVGISMGIAIGTTPVLSKALDPLFLFLRTVPPLAWVPISLAALNKNEPAALFVIFITAVWPILINTAVGVKEIPQDYNNVAKVIQISRQKYFFKILLPSALPYIFTGLRVAISLSWLAIIAAEIVMSGIVGIGFFIWEAYQNNYISEVVLALLYIGMVGLLLDKFMAWLQTLIMKGQS
- a CDS encoding nitrate ABC transporter ATP-binding protein (This model describes the ATP binding subunits of ATP-binding cassette (ABC) transporters for nitrate transport, or for bicarbonate transport, in bacteria and archaea.); translated protein: MTTLELNNTELVNIEGAGKTFPLSGGREYIALKGIDLKIRKGEFIALIGHSGCGKSTLLNMIAGLDLATDGVVTLDGLTITKPGPDRMVVFQNYSLLPWLTVRDNVALAVDEVLTEKTPAERKEIVEHYIGVVGLAGCIDKLPPEISGGMRQRVAIARALAVQPKLLLLDEPFGVLDALTRGNLQEQLVRICEENQISALMVTHEVDEAVLMSDRIVMLTNGPASKIGGILEVDIPRPRRRLEAVKHPSYYQLRSEIIYFLNQQKQVKKMRAKKVQVVPRHGLEKVNLELGFVPLTACAPMAIAQEKGFFAKHGLDEVNLVRESTWRGVADGITGGYIDAAQMPSGMPAWITLGGAGAQSVPVVSSLTMTRNGNAITLDRRFQDMGVKTLADFKRVIEQSPDQPHRMGVVHPSSMHNMLLRYWLASAGIDPDRDLQLKAIPPAQMVVDLKGGTIDGFCVGDPWNLRAEMEGVGFTIATDVDIWAGHPGKVLGCRADWAAAYPNTHIALAKALLDACRYCADPANAAEICQILMRREYLGTNLEYIHLGGPGDTVPGVNSVAHHVFFGEGVNRPSRTEHLWQMVQMARWGDVPFPRNWVEVVENICQVGVFGTASRELGMTEISYSRSSIQLVDGSQFNADDPIAYLNGLAIKRDVTMAEIPIGPARAVA